In the genome of Chloroflexota bacterium, the window GGGGGAACATGGCATACATGACGAAGGCAACCACTGCGAGGGCGATGAGCGCGACGCTCCCGACCAGGGCCAGCCAGCCCTCGACGCTGCCGGCCGCGAGCATCGTGACCAGGGCCAGCCCGCCGGCCACACACCCGACGATCAACAGGCCCGCGCGGGCACATCCTGCGCCCGGCTGGAGCCAGCCCTCCGCGCGCAACTGACGCTCGATGACATCCCGCACCCCCGCGCTGGACTGTGAGACCTTCTGCAGCTCCTTACTGGAGACCACGCTGTCTCGCGCGCGCTGCTGCAGGTCGCTCCAGACGGCCCCTTCGATCTCGTTGCGGACACGGGACGGGTCGAGCAGGCGCACCTGCACCGTCGGCTTGCGCCCCCACCCGCCGGTGCTCTCCGCTTCAATGGCGAGCGCACCGCGCGTCGCAAGATTCAGGAGGACGGCCGGGACCGCTGACGGCTGAGCACCGCCACTGACGAGCGCCCCGGCCAACGCCGGCGGCAGCGGGCCGGGGCGGACGGTCGTCGGGGCCGGCCCCCGCTGGCTGGTGGTAGCACGACGCTGGAACAGGACGATGACGGCAGCAAACCCGACCAGCGCGACGACAGCTTCGGCCCAGGGGAGCCAGGGCTCACTCGCCCGGGCTGCCCCTTGTTGGAGCGCGCTCCGCGGGGGGCCGTTCCGGATGCTGCTGTCCAGCCGATCCAGCCCGGCCGCCAGGCTCCCGTAGACATCGCCCTGCCGCAACGGCGGGATCAGCGCCTCGGACACGATGTCGCGCTGCTCGCCGGGCGGGACGTTCCCCTCCTGGAATACCTTCCCGACAAAGATGCCAGCGCGGGCATCGTTTGGATCGTCCGGATTACGGTTGATCAAGATCGCAGCCGCCCGATCCTGGCTCGCACCGGTTCTGGCGACCCAGGCCTGCTGCAACGCCTCAACCTGCGCGAGCGTCTCCGAGGGCGTGGCCCGGCGCGCCCGCGCATAGACGATCACGTCCGCCCCATCTGCCCGCAGCCGATCCAGCCGCTGCCGCAGATCGGCCGCCTGCCCCGGCGTCAGCGAGGCGCCGGTCTCGTCGTAGACGCGCTCGCCCGCGGCCAAGCCGGGGAATGCGTCGGCGGCCTGCGCCTTGACGCGCCCGGCCCCACCCAGCAGCGCCGTCACCGTGAGGAGCAGCGCCGCCAGATACAACGCCGTCCGCATCACCGCCTGCAATGATCTGCTGAGTCTTCCTGTCATGCGCTGCTCCCTGAGACATGCGCCCTCCAGTGTGACGCTGCCGGAGAGGCGCGCGTTCTGTGTGCCGGTGAACGTCCGTGCGCCCGCGAACAACGCTCTGCTCGCGAGCCGCCGCCCGCCTGCGTTCCGGCGCCCCCCGTGTGACTCCCTACACCGCGGCCCCTTGCACCGCTCGCCCGACGGCTGCGTGGTCAGTGCAGGGGTCCACAAGATCCGCGCCACCAGCCCGCCACCTCCCGACGCGGAGCTGGTGGGCCTGCACCCCAGCCTGCCCCATGGTCCGTGTGTCGCGGAGAAATGGCCCGCATGGCGCATGTCCGCGACAGGCCGCATCTCGTTACCCTTGGAGAGGTGACCGCTCCTGGCGGCCGAGAGACACAGATCGGACGAGGAGCAGACGGATGCGATGGGCGGCGTGCAGCAACATCTGGAGGCGGTGGCAGCGTGCCGAGTCGCGGCGTGCCAAGCCCCGACGTACCGACCGTGCCAGGCTCGGCGCGCGGGCGGCGGCGAGCGTGCTGCTGGCGGCCGGGCTGGCGACGGTACTGGTTACGACGCCCGCCAGTGATGCTGCGCCAGCGGCAGCCGTGCCAGCCATCGGCGGCTGCCAGCTGTTCCCAGCGGACAACATCTGGAACACGCGCATCGACAGTCTGCCCGTCCACACGAAGTCGGACAACTGGGTCAGCAGCATCGGCGCGTCCACGGGGCTCAAGGCCGACTTCGGCAGCGGCCTCTGGAACGGCTACCCTATCGGGATCCCGTACACGACCGCGCCCGGCAGCCAGGCGGCGGCGAGCATCGACTTCGAGTACGCAGACGAGAGCGACGCTGGCCCGTACCGGCTGCCGGACGATGCGCCCGTCGAGGGCGGCGGTGACCGGCACGTGCTGGTGGTGGACCGTGACCGCTGCCTGCTGACGGAGGTCTACGCGGCCACGCAGACCTCGCCGGGCGTCTGGACGGCCGGCTCGGGCGCGGTCTACGATCTCAACTCGCACGCGCTGCGGCCGGACGGCTGGACCTCGGCGGATGCGGCCGGCCTGCCGATCCTGCCCGGCCTCGCCCGCTACGACGAGATCGCGGCGGGGGAGATCGCCCACGCGCTGCGCTTCACGGCCCAGGTGACCCAGGATGCGTACATCTGGCCGGCCCGCCACGAGGCGTCGAGCAACACCAGCCCGAACGTTCCGCCGATGGGCGCCCGGGCGCGGCTCAAGTCCAGCGTCAACATCTCGTCCTACCCGGCCGAGGTGCGGATCGTGCTGACCGCCCTGCGACGGTACGGGATGATCCTGGCGGACAACGGCTCGAACTGGTACATCAGCGGCGCGCCGGACGCGCGGTGGAACAACACGAACCTCCAGCAACTGCGAAACATCGTGGGGAGCAACCTGGAGTTCGTGGACGAGTCGTCGTTGATGGTCAACGCGAACTCCGGCCAGGCACGGAGCGCCGGCCCGACGCAGACCCCAACGCCGACGATCCCGCCCACGGCCACGGTCCCGCCGACGCCAACACGCACCCCCACGCCAACGCTCTCGCCGACGCCGCGCCCGTCCTGCTCCCCCAGGCCGCACGCACGCGTCACCACCTCCCGCCTGACGGCCGGCCGCCTGGACGTGACGATCGCGGCTGGGGTCGGCTCGGGCGCGCCGAACAACACGGTCCAGGCGCTGCGGTTTGGCACGCCGACCAACGCCCGCATCCTGGTGAACGGGCAGACGGTGGCTGGCGGCACGCGGGTGGTGTGGCCGGCCGGAGCTGGCCCGGCCCACTTCATCGTCGAGCGGGTCCAGAGCGGCGTCGGCGCGACGGTGCCGCTGGTGGTCGAGGATGACTGCGGCGACTGGTCAACGTTCGTGGGCGGCGGCGCCGGCGCGTTCTGACCGGCGCGCAGCGAGCCATCCTGTGCTACGCTGGACGAGTGGGCAGGTCCGTGGAGACCTCCCAGGCCGCCCCCAGCGGCTTCCGTCGCGGTGCATCCTCTCGGAGCCACCATGAGCATCTGGGCAAGCGGCGCTCCCTATGACAGGTACGTCGGGCGCTGGAGTCGGCCCGTCGCGCGGACATTCGTCGAGTGGCTCGGGCAGGCAGACGGCGGGGCGTGGCTCGACGTTGGCTGCGGGACCGGGGCGCTCAGCGCCACGATTCTGCGCGAGGCAGCGCCGGCCGAGGTCGTCGGCATCGACGCCTCGCAGGGGTTCGTGGAGTACGTCCGTACCCAGGTGCAAGACCGCCGCGCGAGCTTCGAGGTGGCCGATGCCCAGGCGCTCCCCTTCGACGCCGGCCGGTTTGACTGTGCGGTGAGCGGCCTCGTCCTCAACTTCATCCCGCAGCCCGAGCGGGCCCTGGCCGAGATGGCCCGTACGGTCCGCTCCGACGGGACCGTGGCGCTCTACCTCTGGGACTACGCCGAGGGCATGCAGATGATGCGCCACTTCTGGGACGCCGCGGCGGCGCTCGATCCCAACGCCGTCCCGCTGGACGAAGGCCGACGCTTCCCGATCTGCCAGCCCGAGCCGCTCGCGCAGCTCTTCCGCGACGCTGGTCTGGCCCAGGTCGAGGTGCGCGCCATCGACGAGCCGACCGTCTTCCGCGACTTCGAGGACTACTGGTCGCCGTTCCTCGGCGCGCAGGGGCCGGCCCCGAGCTACGTGACATCGCTGACGGAGACGGCGCGGGCAGCGCTCCGCGAGCGACTCCGCGCCACTCTCCCAACTGCCGCCGACGGGGCGATTCGGCTCACCACCCGCGCCTGGGCCGCGCGCGGCCTTCGCACGTAGGAAACGTCACACCCATCAGTCAGCCGCTCAGATCGGCCCAGCAAGAACTGGCTCGAGTGGTCTCTGCCTCCCCAGCGCCGTCGCACGGTCGCTGGTGCTCCCAGAGAGCGGTGAAACGCGCAGTCGGGGACTGAAGTCCCCGCCTACAGTCATTCCGTCGCTGCGCGACGGACGCCGGGAGCAGCGGCAACAGGTGAGCCTGGAGCGTCGCGAAGCGACTGCAGGATGGTAGGCGGGGCTTTCAAGCCCCGACGACGCTGCACGGCAAGCCTACGATTCCCTGTCGGGTACCATGTCGGGGAGCGCGCCAGCGGCCCGGCGACGCCCGATCCCACCCTCGCGGCAGTCTCACCCTTCCAGATGGAGCGGCGGCGATGCGGCCCAGCGGACCTTCCACTGCCCCTGACCCGACACAGAGCGTCCGGTCTGTCCAGGCGCGGGTGCAGCCGCGCCAGATCGACGGCATCTCGGCGCTGCTGCTCCCCTACCGCGCGGATGGCCAACCAGACTGGCAGGCCTACGCCGACAACCTGGAGCGCACGGCCAGCGCGGGCCTGCGGCCAGCCGTCAACATGGACACCGGCTACGTCCACCTCCTGACCGACGACGAGCGCACCCAGGTGCTGAAGATCGCGGCGCAGACGCTCGGCGGGCGGCCCTTCGTGGCGGGCGCGTTTCTTGAGGACAAGATTGGCGAGGACAGGGCGCTGCCCGGTCAGTCCGCCGACGACTTGATCGCGCTGTACTGTCGCGAGGGCGAGCAGATCCGCGAGCGCGGCGGCACGCCAATCCTCTTCCAGAGCACCGCCCTGACCAGCCTGCCAGACGGGGAGATCGCGCGGGTCTACCGCGCCGTCTCCGAGCGGGTCGGCCCGATCCTCGGCTTCGAGCTTGGCTCGATGTTCGCGCCGTTCGGGACCATCTACTCGCTGGGGCTGTTCGAGGAGCTGCTTCAGATTCCCGGCCTGCTCGGCATCAAGCACTCCTCGCTGGACCGCGCCCAGGAGTGGCAGCGGCTGGCGCTGCGCGACCGTCTCCGCCCCGACTTCAAGGTCTACACCGGCAACGACCTCGCCATCGACATGGTCATCTACGGCAGCGACTACCTCCTGGGCCTCTCGTCGTTCGCGCCCGAGGCGTTCGCGCTACGGGATCGGCTGTGGGCGGCCGGCGACGCTCGTTTCTTCATGCTGAACGACGTCCTCCAGTACCTGGGGGCGTTCGCGTTCCGTGCGCCGGTGCCGGCCTACAAGCACAGCGCCGCCCAGTTCCTCTACCTGCGTGGCCGGATCCCCGATCCTGCCACGCACCCGCGCTCGCCGGGCCGCCCCGCCACAGACCTCGCGATCCTTCAGGAGATCTCTCGCCGCCTCGACGCCGTCGTCGACGCGATCCAGACCCGATGACTGGCCGAGTGTGTCTCGCCGGCAACACCATCGCCACGCCTGAGCTGAACGCCCCCGAAGCCCTCGCCTTCTTCCAGAGGCTCGGCCTCGACGGCATCGACGCCCCCTCGCACGGCGGGCACCCCCACTGCCGCGAAGTTGCCTTCCCTACGTTCCCGACGAGAACGAGATCGTGCCCACCATCCCGCTGCCGCCGCTCGCCATCAGCGTCTCGCCGGTCACGATGCCTGACTCGTCGCTGGCCAGGAACAGGATGCACCGCGCGATCTCCATCGGGTCAGCGCCCCGCCCGAGCAGGTTCGCGGCCGGCTCCTCGCGCAGGATCGCCTGGGCCTCGTCATAGGAGACGCCCAGCGCCTCGGCCTTGCGACGGATGTGGAACGGCGTGATCGTGAAGCCGGGGCAGACGGCGTTGACCCTGATCCCCTGAGACGCGTGGTCGCAGGCCATCGAGCGAGTCAGCGCCAGCAGCGCGGCCTTGGTCGCGTCGTACTGAGCCATGCCGGCCCGCCCGTTGATGGCATTGGTGGACGACACGTTGACGATCACGCCGCCGCCGTTTGCAGCCATCTCCGGGATCGCGAACTTGGCCGCGAACGCCGCACCCAGCAGGTTCGCCCCGAGGATCCAGTGCCATGACTCGGCGGTCGCCTCGGTGACCGGGCCGTACAGTCGGACGCCAGCCGCCGTCACCAGGATGTCGAGCCGGCCGAACTGCTGGACCGTTGCCAGGACCGCCTGCTCGGCGTCGGCCTCCTGCCCCACGTCCGCCACGATGCCCAGCACCTGCTCGCCGGTGGGGTCGATGTTGGTGGACGCCCGGCCCACGGCCTCAGCCACCGGGTCCACGATCGTCGCCGATGCGCCCTCGCGGACGAAGAGCTCGGCGGTGGCGGCGCCGATGCCGCCAGCCCCACCCGTGATCAGCGCAACCTTGCCGGCGAGCCTGTCTGCCATAGCTCAGCCCTCCCTCGTCGTCGTAGACAGGAGTGTGCCTGCTGGCCGCACGGTGTGCCAGCGCCACGCCCCGGAGCCTCATCAGGGCACAGGCGGCGAGCCAGCACGGCACAATCTTCCGCTGATCTCGTTCATTCCCTCGGAGCCGTGTGCCAGGAGGGCCGTCAGCGTGAGTCAGATGCACCGACGCAGCCAGCGGATCAGCCGGCGGACCGCGCTGCGCGTGACACTCGCGGCCGGCGTAGCAGCCACCTTCGGGCTGGCGGCCGGGGCGGACGGCCGCGTCACGTCAGCCGCACGGTCGGCCGTGGCAGCGGTCCTGGGCAAGCAGGCCGGGCCAACGCCGCGCATCCTGCTGCCAGACGACTTCACGGCGATCCGCGCCAAAATCGACGGTCAGGCGTGGGCGCGTGACGTCTTCGGCTCGCTCAAGCGGTTCGCTGACGGGCTGGTCGCGGGCGCGCCGCCCATCCCCGAGACCGGCGGCGGCTGGTTCCACGCCGGCGGCGAGGGGTACGAGATCACCCGCGTCCACAATCGGCTGGCCGAGGGCGTGCGTGCGCTTGGGATCGTCTACCGGCTCACGGACGACATGGCCTACGTCCAGGCCGCCCGTTCGATCCTGCTCGGGTACGCCACCCGCTACCCTGGCTACGAGCCGCACGATCAGTATGGCCGCACCGGGCCGAAAGCG includes:
- a CDS encoding DUF2207 domain-containing protein → MTGRLSRSLQAVMRTALYLAALLLTVTALLGGAGRVKAQAADAFPGLAAGERVYDETGASLTPGQAADLRQRLDRLRADGADVIVYARARRATPSETLAQVEALQQAWVARTGASQDRAAAILINRNPDDPNDARAGIFVGKVFQEGNVPPGEQRDIVSEALIPPLRQGDVYGSLAAGLDRLDSSIRNGPPRSALQQGAARASEPWLPWAEAVVALVGFAAVIVLFQRRATTSQRGPAPTTVRPGPLPPALAGALVSGGAQPSAVPAVLLNLATRGALAIEAESTGGWGRKPTVQVRLLDPSRVRNEIEGAVWSDLQQRARDSVVSSKELQKVSQSSAGVRDVIERQLRAEGWLQPGAGCARAGLLIVGCVAGGLALVTMLAAGSVEGWLALVGSVALIALAVVAFVMYAMFPRLSQAGQEAALGWKAYRAGLKQAAKDETVSLDLDDALPDIVALNLGSDMKQRLEAATASGATLRAFASASGARDVAAMPAGYPWWIAFVSSTPSSASSGAGSVVSGVGAGGGGGAAGST
- a CDS encoding methyltransferase domain-containing protein, which encodes MSIWASGAPYDRYVGRWSRPVARTFVEWLGQADGGAWLDVGCGTGALSATILREAAPAEVVGIDASQGFVEYVRTQVQDRRASFEVADAQALPFDAGRFDCAVSGLVLNFIPQPERALAEMARTVRSDGTVALYLWDYAEGMQMMRHFWDAAAALDPNAVPLDEGRRFPICQPEPLAQLFRDAGLAQVEVRAIDEPTVFRDFEDYWSPFLGAQGPAPSYVTSLTETARAALRERLRATLPTAADGAIRLTTRAWAARGLRT
- a CDS encoding dihydrodipicolinate synthase family protein, with the translated sequence MRPSGPSTAPDPTQSVRSVQARVQPRQIDGISALLLPYRADGQPDWQAYADNLERTASAGLRPAVNMDTGYVHLLTDDERTQVLKIAAQTLGGRPFVAGAFLEDKIGEDRALPGQSADDLIALYCREGEQIRERGGTPILFQSTALTSLPDGEIARVYRAVSERVGPILGFELGSMFAPFGTIYSLGLFEELLQIPGLLGIKHSSLDRAQEWQRLALRDRLRPDFKVYTGNDLAIDMVIYGSDYLLGLSSFAPEAFALRDRLWAAGDARFFMLNDVLQYLGAFAFRAPVPAYKHSAAQFLYLRGRIPDPATHPRSPGRPATDLAILQEISRRLDAVVDAIQTR
- a CDS encoding SDR family oxidoreductase produces the protein MADRLAGKVALITGGAGGIGAATAELFVREGASATIVDPVAEAVGRASTNIDPTGEQVLGIVADVGQEADAEQAVLATVQQFGRLDILVTAAGVRLYGPVTEATAESWHWILGANLLGAAFAAKFAIPEMAANGGGVIVNVSSTNAINGRAGMAQYDATKAALLALTRSMACDHASQGIRVNAVCPGFTITPFHIRRKAEALGVSYDEAQAILREEPAANLLGRGADPMEIARCILFLASDESGIVTGETLMASGGSGMVGTISFSSGT